TCAATTTCCACACTCTCATTGCCCCCTGCTGGAGGAAAACAAATTTTGATCAGATCGGCCTCGCTTAATTCTACCCCTCCAGTTGGGATTCTCACTCTGCTATTATTGACAGTTCCGGGGAGTTTTAGCAAAATTATATATATCACTAAAATggcccaaaagtattcacagAGATTGGATAATAAAACATCAGACAcaaaatcaacacaaacatttccagaaTGTATAAGTAACTGAAGTTATAGTTAAGCGTCAATCCCATGCGGTCCCgtaagtaaaaacatttttttgttacTCGCAATACGGTTCGATGCCTATAGGGAATAGTAGGAAAGTTTGAAAATGAACACTGTCCTACTCTTAAGTTACTCTGGACAGGTGTCCACTGAATGACTAGAAGTACAATATCAGCTATGACAAATCACTAATTTCTTAAGATGATTCATAAAAATCATTGTTCAGCTTAGAAAACATCTGTTGGCTACACTGGCAGGGAAGCAGTGTTGAGATGAACAACCACAAACTACCTGAAAGACCCAAGACCCATACAGTGGATGACCGATGATCGCCTTAACAGAACTCTGTCTAGACAAACCAGCCGTGATCAAGCAGTATGATTAGCTGACCGATAAGCCTAATAAGGATAGAGTAAGTAGCAAAACATACAAGAGGGTAGAACTCCAAGTAACAGCTTGGAGTAGACCTTATTAAATTACTAGTTCATTAatatggcagccattttggtCAAGCAATCCAAACCACATTGAAGTATTGCTGCTTTTGCCAATTTCATAATTAACTTCCACACAATTGTGAGAAACTAACATTTAAGCATGATACGACAGAAAGTCTACCTAAAACAGAATAGTTCACAGGTTCTATACCAATATTTTATTGAACAAACTTCTAAAGAAGACAACATACTCTGTTTTTAGTCAATTTATTTGTACAGAGGAGAAACAGCCTCAAGCCTTGACAGCAAATTTGCGAATGGAATAGAGACGATCCTTCCTCTGCATCTTCTTGGTTCTGAGGGTCTCCTCATGCTTGTTGAGCCTCCTCCGAATGGCACGGGTCTTCCTGGGTCTCAGGTCCAGGGGCTTGTACTTCTTACCCTGAACAGAGATACGATTGGATtagaacagtggttcccaaccaggggtactaggacccctgggggtacttgacctctccacagggggtacttgaaaacactcatgacaccgtaggtttactagtgaaattaacacgagggggtactccaagcagtgaaaaataattttgggggtacagtaactgaaaaaggttgggggCCACTGGATTAGAATTTAAACAACAGAACTATTCAATCCTGGTCTTAAGTATCCAGCATTTAGGCTTTTAAGTCAGAATTGGCTGTGGCACAAGACCAAGTTCTCAAATTCAGGTTGGTCACTCAAACTTGTTGCATAGTGGTCAATGTTGACCTTCAGGACAAAACGCATCATAACCCAAAAGGTAATAGGTCACAGAGGGCTAATATACTCAGGGGATTTCCACTTCAGTTAGGCTGACTGGATAGGAAAAATATAGTGAAATAAAGACCAGTGCCCATTGAAGTAAATGTCACAGCCATACTATTTCAAATCCTGAGACAAAATCCAGTTACATAGCTTTGGAAAAACAGCTTCTGTTGGATATCGATGAACAGTGGCAACTCAAGTCCTGGGAATGTCACGATGACAGTGGTGATCTGTGGCTAGACACCGTGAGACTCATGTCCACAGCTTTAAACTGCTTACCAGGCAATACCAGTTTTAACTGACTTGTTGAAAACATGCCTATGGCTGGTGTGGCTCTTACCTTGTAGAACTTCCTCAGGTTCTCCTTCTGAGTCTGGTTGATGACAGTCAGAACACGGGCAATGGATTTGCGTACAACGCATCTAGGGGGAATCGATCAAATAAGATCTAAGTAATAGAAAAGTTTCGTAACAGGTGTTTTATAAAGcaacttacatttttttcttatatTTAAAAGAGGCTGAAACCCAATTAAGTATAGATAGTGCAAGTGTATAACTAAATGAATCTCTAAGCATGAGACCATAGCCCAATGAATCACCAAAAGCCTATAACATTTTAGTCTGTTTACGTATCAACGTCATACAACTCAGTGGGGCCATTTAAAAAACGTACATTAATTACTAATACTAATTTCAACACAATGCAGTGACGTAGACAGTGACAGAAAGCGAGCTACGGTCAATTGAGAGCCCCAGCAAAGATCAGGACGCGCTATTTTTGCAGCCCAAATACTCACATCTTGGAGAGCTTGGAGGCAGCTCCACCAGTCACCTTGGCTACGCGGAGCTGGGACAGCTCTACCTTCAGGTCATCCAGCTGCTTGAGCAGCTCCTCCTTCTTCTTACCCCGCAAATCTCTAGCCTTGATCTTGCCCTGTGAAAATTTACAAAGAACGGGGACACGTTTCTTTACATGACCAAGTTAATGAGTTTTTAAAATCAATTTAGTTAACTAGCGAACTACACAAGTCGCCTACAAAAATATCAATGTCAATTTGTGCAAAATAGTATTCTTACAGTATATTACAATGTAGCTAGTTACAATACAGATGAATACTGCATCGAAAGAATTGCTAACATTTGATTACCTACGTAAATGGCTAACAACCACTCCATGTATAAGTGGTTGTCTGATAGCTAGCCATCCATGCATTTTCCTACTGTTAGCTTTTAGCTAGCTCACTTTTGGGTAATAATGGTGTCAACGAACAAATTAAGTGACTCTCCAGAATTCACTAACCTATGTGAGAAGATAAACCTGTTAACTCTCATAAATTTTATCAACGGTGGTCGTTTTATGTGGATTAGAATGGACAATTTTAATGAATTGAACGAAAGCCGCGAGCCTCTCACCATGTTCCTCGATGCTGCCACAGGAAAAGAAAGAACGACAACGTGTTCGCGAAGAAGCTATCTTCCGGTCTGAGGATTTCCTTTAGTTACGAATCAGTCAAATACCTACAGTGCCACTCGGTGGATTTACCAGAGAATGACGGTTAACAATATTTTTCTGTTGCATCTCATGCTTTCTAAACCTTAAGTGTAAGCGGTAAAACGTCACAACTCTGCAAATGGGTCAACTGGAACGTCACCCAAGACAAATGTCCTACTGGGACCTATATTTTTCGGATATCTCAGTGAAAGACATAAACACAGCATCAGCTTAAAGAGGTAAGActaaataaatttaaaaaaactgcACCATCAtacaagaaaaataaattaaaacgtttatttttttatttttacaatatttattttatttaattaaaacaaaacaatataatttataGTATAATTGCTCCTTTTAACACTAGAGAAAGACCAAGTAATTTTCACTTAAAattgaataaaaagaaaataaatctggTATTTTTAAAGTAATGCCTGTTAGAATGTTGCTTTCACAAACTACATTTATCAGCAGTTTTAAAAAGATATGTCATTCTTTGCATAGCCATAGTTCTAACTAGCTGTATAGATTCAGAATGAGCAGATCTTGAGGTTTTCCAAAacaattgtcatttaaaaaccaaataatattttttataaaagaatGTATGAAATATAGCTAAAAGCAGGCTTTAgaatatttcagtcaaaatgaCCTGCTGGCTGAAGGTAGGGTCCAACAAAGCCAGGCTTTTTCCAGTGTTAAAATGACAATAATGACAAACTTTAGTGattgatttgttttaaaaacacaacagaatcTAACCAAAAGGTTAAAAAGTGCATCAGGTTTTGGATGGTGACCTTGCGTTAGCGCGATCAGCGGAGTCACAGCCGTCTGTGCAGTGATATTTCAGTTGGACAGAACTACTTCAGACAGATTCCTTTAAAGTCCTCCCTACAGACAGAACAATTCTGATTGCATCTGCCAAGGCAAATACTCTTGCGTTCCAGCCTTGGAATACATGCCATATACTATTCTGAATAACATGTCACTGTTaatgcagttttatttttaaatgtacaggCGTATTGTGTCCATGTTAAGGTAAAGGGAGGACCTGGTGCACAGTGCATTATGGTACTCTTCCTGTTGAACCTCCCATACTAAGGTTTGAATGACCACACAAACCTGACCAATGTGACAAATGCTACAGTATTGTAATGTCACCAGACACATGGACATTTCTTGCTACATGAGTGCAGACTGGTGTGTTCCTTTGCTTTCAATTTAGAATGAAGAGACATGTTCTCCTTTCTGCAGAGATCGAATGCATTCTGGTATAAGACATGCATACTGTTTTCCCTTGGCTTTACTACAGTACATTAATGCCCCCTTATTTTAAGTGAAAAAAAGTGTCACTTAAAGTGAAGGAAAAAAgtgtttgatcccctgctgaatttgtatgtttgcccactgataaataaatgatcagtctataattttaatggtaggtttatttgaacagtgagagacagaataacaacaaaaaaatccagaaaaacgcatgtcaaaatgtttatatatttattagcattttaatgagtgaaataagtatttgatcccctctcaatcagaaagatttctggctcccaggtgtcttttatacaggtaatgagctgagattaggagcacactcttaaagggagtgctcctaatctcagtttgttacctgtataaaagacacctgtccacagaagcaatcaatcagattccataCTCTCcaacatggccaagaccaaaagAGCTGTCctaggatgtcagggacaagattgtagacctacacaaggctggaataggctacaagaccatcgctaagcagcttggtgagaaggtgataacagttggtgcgattattcgcaaatggaagaaacacaaaagaactgtcaatcttcTTTGGtcaggggctccatgcaagatctcaccttctGGAGTTgaaatgatcatgagaacggtgaggaatcagcccagaactacacgggaggatcttgtcaatgatctcaaggcagctgggaccatagtcaccaagaaaacaattggtaacacactacgccgtgaaggactaaaatcctgcaacgcccgcaaggtccccctgctcaagaaagcacatgtctgaagtttgtcaatgaacatctgaatgattcagaggagaactggagggaaaagtgttgtggtcagatgagaccaaaatcgagctctttggcatcaactcaactcaccatgtttggaaaaggaggaatgctgcctatgaccccaagaacaccatcaaacatggaggtggacaCATGGAGggttctgctaaggggacaggacaacttcactgcatcaaagggatgatggacggggccatgtaatGTCATATCTTGTTTGagaacttccttccctcagccagggcattgaaaatgtgtcgtggatgggtattccagcattacaatgacccaaaacacacggccaaggcaacaaatgagtggctcaagaagaagcacattaaggtcctggagtggcctagccagtctccagaccttaatcccatagaaaatctgtggagggagctgaaggttccagttgccagacgtcagcctcgaaaccttaatgacttgaagatctgcaaagaggagtgggacaaaatccctcctgagatgtgtgcaaacctggtggccaactataagaaacgtctgacctctgtgattacCAACAAGGATTTTACCACCAAGTACTACGTCAttttttgcagaggggtcgaatacttatttcac
This portion of the Esox lucius isolate fEsoLuc1 chromosome 13, fEsoLuc1.pri, whole genome shotgun sequence genome encodes:
- the LOC105014154 gene encoding 60S ribosomal protein L35, yielding MGKIKARDLRGKKKEELLKQLDDLKVELSQLRVAKVTGGAASKLSKICVVRKSIARVLTVINQTQKENLRKFYKGKKYKPLDLRPRKTRAIRRRLNKHEETLRTKKMQRKDRLYSIRKFAVKA